The proteins below are encoded in one region of Lepisosteus oculatus isolate fLepOcu1 chromosome 10, fLepOcu1.hap2, whole genome shotgun sequence:
- the tra2a gene encoding transformer-2 protein homolog alpha isoform X1 has product MSDIEDSNFGGRESRSQSKSDRGSPAHVKSESRSASHSPSRASKRSESRSQSRSKSRSRSRRHSHRHYTRSRSRSHSHRKKSRSRSYSPDYRRKKSQSTSPMSNRRRHTGSRTRFSNDFKKETYSHSDARANPDPNTCLGVFGLSLYTTERDLREVFSRYGPLAGVNVVYDQRTGRSRGFAFVYFERIDDAKEAMERANGMELDGRRIRVDYSITKRPHTPTPGIYMGRPTHSVFSFSNGGSSSGGRRRDSYYDRGYDRYDRYDEYDYRYSRRRSPSPYYSRYRSRSRSRSYSPRRY; this is encoded by the exons ATGAGTGACATCGAGGACAGCAATTTCGGAGGACGA GAGTCCCGCTCTCAGTCGAAATCAGACCGAGGCAGCCCCGCTCACGTAAAGTCCGAGAGCAGGTCTGCGTCCCACAGCCCCTCCCGAGCCTCCAAGCGGTCCGAGTCCAGGTCGCAGTCCAGGTCCAAGTCCAG GTCGCGCTCCAGGAGGCACTCCCACCGGCACTACACGCGCTCCCGCTCCCGCTCCCACTCGCACCGCAAGAAGTCGCGCAGCCGCTCCTACTCCCCCGACTACCGCCGCAAGAAGAGCCAGAGCACCTCGCCCATGTCCAACCGCCGCCGGCACACGGGCAGCAGG ACCAGATTCAGCAATGActtcaaaaaagaaacatacagtCATAGTGATGCCAGG GCCAACCCTGACCCGAACACCTGTCTGGGGGTGTTTGGCCTGAGCCTGTACACGACGGAGCGGGACCTGCGCGAGGTGTTCTCCCGCTACGGGCCGCTGGCAGGGGTCAACGTGGTGTACGACCAGAGGACCGGCCGCTCGAGGGGCTTCGCCTTCGTCTACTTCGAGAGAATCGACGACGCCAAGGAG GCGATGGAGCGTGCCAACGGAATGGAGCTGGATGGGAGGCGCATCAGAGTGGACTACTCCATCACAAAACGCCCACACACGCCCACCCCTGGCATCTACATGGGGCGGCCCACCCA taGTGTGTTCTCCTTCAGCAATGGTGGCAGCAGTAGCGGCGGGCGTCGCCGGGACTCTTACTACGACAGAGGCTACGACCGATACGACAGATACGACGAGTACGATTACAGATACAG CCGGAGGCGATCCCCGTCCCCGTATTACAGCCGATACAGATCCCGCTCCCGGTCTCGCTCGTACAGCCCCC ggcgGTACTAA
- the tra2a gene encoding transformer-2 protein homolog alpha isoform X3 has protein sequence MSDIEDSNFGGRESRSQSKSDRGSPAHVKSESRSASHSPSRASKRSESRSQSRSKSRRHSHRHYTRSRSRSHSHRKKSRSRSYSPDYRRKKSQSTSPMSNRRRHTGSRTRFSNDFKKETYSHSDARANPDPNTCLGVFGLSLYTTERDLREVFSRYGPLAGVNVVYDQRTGRSRGFAFVYFERIDDAKEAMERANGMELDGRRIRVDYSITKRPHTPTPGIYMGRPTHSVFSFSNGGSSSGGRRRDSYYDRGYDRYDRYDEYDYRYSRRRSPSPYYSRYRSRSRSRSYSPRRY, from the exons ATGAGTGACATCGAGGACAGCAATTTCGGAGGACGA GAGTCCCGCTCTCAGTCGAAATCAGACCGAGGCAGCCCCGCTCACGTAAAGTCCGAGAGCAGGTCTGCGTCCCACAGCCCCTCCCGAGCCTCCAAGCGGTCCGAGTCCAGGTCGCAGTCCAGGTCCAAGTCCAG GAGGCACTCCCACCGGCACTACACGCGCTCCCGCTCCCGCTCCCACTCGCACCGCAAGAAGTCGCGCAGCCGCTCCTACTCCCCCGACTACCGCCGCAAGAAGAGCCAGAGCACCTCGCCCATGTCCAACCGCCGCCGGCACACGGGCAGCAGG ACCAGATTCAGCAATGActtcaaaaaagaaacatacagtCATAGTGATGCCAGG GCCAACCCTGACCCGAACACCTGTCTGGGGGTGTTTGGCCTGAGCCTGTACACGACGGAGCGGGACCTGCGCGAGGTGTTCTCCCGCTACGGGCCGCTGGCAGGGGTCAACGTGGTGTACGACCAGAGGACCGGCCGCTCGAGGGGCTTCGCCTTCGTCTACTTCGAGAGAATCGACGACGCCAAGGAG GCGATGGAGCGTGCCAACGGAATGGAGCTGGATGGGAGGCGCATCAGAGTGGACTACTCCATCACAAAACGCCCACACACGCCCACCCCTGGCATCTACATGGGGCGGCCCACCCA taGTGTGTTCTCCTTCAGCAATGGTGGCAGCAGTAGCGGCGGGCGTCGCCGGGACTCTTACTACGACAGAGGCTACGACCGATACGACAGATACGACGAGTACGATTACAGATACAG CCGGAGGCGATCCCCGTCCCCGTATTACAGCCGATACAGATCCCGCTCCCGGTCTCGCTCGTACAGCCCCC ggcgGTACTAA
- the tra2a gene encoding transformer-2 protein homolog alpha isoform X2: MSDIEDSNFGGRESRSQSKSDRGSPAHVKSESRSASHSPSRASKRSESRSQSRSKSRSRSRRHSHRHYTRSRSRSHSHRKKSRSRSYSPDYRRKKSQSTSPMSNRRRHTGSRTRFSNDFKKETYSHSDARANPDPNTCLGVFGLSLYTTERDLREVFSRYGPLAGVNVVYDQRTGRSRGFAFVYFERIDDAKEAMERANGMELDGRRIRVDYSITKRPHTPTPGIYMGRPTHVFSFSNGGSSSGGRRRDSYYDRGYDRYDRYDEYDYRYSRRRSPSPYYSRYRSRSRSRSYSPRRY; encoded by the exons ATGAGTGACATCGAGGACAGCAATTTCGGAGGACGA GAGTCCCGCTCTCAGTCGAAATCAGACCGAGGCAGCCCCGCTCACGTAAAGTCCGAGAGCAGGTCTGCGTCCCACAGCCCCTCCCGAGCCTCCAAGCGGTCCGAGTCCAGGTCGCAGTCCAGGTCCAAGTCCAG GTCGCGCTCCAGGAGGCACTCCCACCGGCACTACACGCGCTCCCGCTCCCGCTCCCACTCGCACCGCAAGAAGTCGCGCAGCCGCTCCTACTCCCCCGACTACCGCCGCAAGAAGAGCCAGAGCACCTCGCCCATGTCCAACCGCCGCCGGCACACGGGCAGCAGG ACCAGATTCAGCAATGActtcaaaaaagaaacatacagtCATAGTGATGCCAGG GCCAACCCTGACCCGAACACCTGTCTGGGGGTGTTTGGCCTGAGCCTGTACACGACGGAGCGGGACCTGCGCGAGGTGTTCTCCCGCTACGGGCCGCTGGCAGGGGTCAACGTGGTGTACGACCAGAGGACCGGCCGCTCGAGGGGCTTCGCCTTCGTCTACTTCGAGAGAATCGACGACGCCAAGGAG GCGATGGAGCGTGCCAACGGAATGGAGCTGGATGGGAGGCGCATCAGAGTGGACTACTCCATCACAAAACGCCCACACACGCCCACCCCTGGCATCTACATGGGGCGGCCCACCCA TGTGTTCTCCTTCAGCAATGGTGGCAGCAGTAGCGGCGGGCGTCGCCGGGACTCTTACTACGACAGAGGCTACGACCGATACGACAGATACGACGAGTACGATTACAGATACAG CCGGAGGCGATCCCCGTCCCCGTATTACAGCCGATACAGATCCCGCTCCCGGTCTCGCTCGTACAGCCCCC ggcgGTACTAA
- the tra2a gene encoding transformer-2 protein homolog alpha isoform X4: MSDIEDSNFGGRESRSQSKSDRGSPAHVKSESRSASHSPSRASKRSESRSQSRSKSRSRSRRHSHRHYTRSRSRSHSHRKKSRSRSYSPDYRRKKSQSTSPMSNRRRHTGSRTRFSNDFKKETYSHSDARANPDPNTCLGVFGLSLYTTERDLREVFSRYGPLAGVNVVYDQRTGRSRGFAFVYFERIDDAKEAMERANGMELDGRRIRVDYSITKRPHTPTPGIYMGRPTHNGGSSSGGRRRDSYYDRGYDRYDRYDEYDYRYSRRRSPSPYYSRYRSRSRSRSYSPRRY, from the exons ATGAGTGACATCGAGGACAGCAATTTCGGAGGACGA GAGTCCCGCTCTCAGTCGAAATCAGACCGAGGCAGCCCCGCTCACGTAAAGTCCGAGAGCAGGTCTGCGTCCCACAGCCCCTCCCGAGCCTCCAAGCGGTCCGAGTCCAGGTCGCAGTCCAGGTCCAAGTCCAG GTCGCGCTCCAGGAGGCACTCCCACCGGCACTACACGCGCTCCCGCTCCCGCTCCCACTCGCACCGCAAGAAGTCGCGCAGCCGCTCCTACTCCCCCGACTACCGCCGCAAGAAGAGCCAGAGCACCTCGCCCATGTCCAACCGCCGCCGGCACACGGGCAGCAGG ACCAGATTCAGCAATGActtcaaaaaagaaacatacagtCATAGTGATGCCAGG GCCAACCCTGACCCGAACACCTGTCTGGGGGTGTTTGGCCTGAGCCTGTACACGACGGAGCGGGACCTGCGCGAGGTGTTCTCCCGCTACGGGCCGCTGGCAGGGGTCAACGTGGTGTACGACCAGAGGACCGGCCGCTCGAGGGGCTTCGCCTTCGTCTACTTCGAGAGAATCGACGACGCCAAGGAG GCGATGGAGCGTGCCAACGGAATGGAGCTGGATGGGAGGCGCATCAGAGTGGACTACTCCATCACAAAACGCCCACACACGCCCACCCCTGGCATCTACATGGGGCGGCCCACCCA CAATGGTGGCAGCAGTAGCGGCGGGCGTCGCCGGGACTCTTACTACGACAGAGGCTACGACCGATACGACAGATACGACGAGTACGATTACAGATACAG CCGGAGGCGATCCCCGTCCCCGTATTACAGCCGATACAGATCCCGCTCCCGGTCTCGCTCGTACAGCCCCC ggcgGTACTAA